A genome region from Carassius gibelio isolate Cgi1373 ecotype wild population from Czech Republic chromosome A23, carGib1.2-hapl.c, whole genome shotgun sequence includes the following:
- the agap2 gene encoding arf-GAP with GTPase, ANK repeat and PH domain-containing protein 2 isoform X3: protein MNRSGTSQSKTTYLISLTLVKVETTKENELEKSRLAVGGAVYDSDGAKHLKHAGSNNEGQERQKMGEAVELEAGESVKFSVEREILQSPREDKALFADGVHPGDRQKSMISPTTENGRARDSTGIPQTSFPRDVARHLGDIPVRATQRPVSLLKAHGGGREFKESRESIHASSKSLDRKDSRTRIQSPTSPTPGSFRASWAVSEVKHCHEDLKGGVGIRKPTEGDVIAMRPQSPRAERLKSGSTSLPTPVALITKPQRKGKSRTLDNSDLNCLSEDLLKCKGGQMVADFRTAQSQGASARDRKMLRFISGIFTKSTPVATSATVVTPVYSTFQRESSEEEASCANSQEWTLTRAIPELRLGVLGSLRSGKSALVNRFITGSYLPLESHEGGRYKKEVLVEGQSHLLLIREESGPPSAQICNWLDGVILVFSLENEASFQDVYKNYSELSAHRNIAEIPVIAVGTQDKISSTNARVIEDKRVQQLCIDVRRCTYFETCATYGLNVDRVFNEMTHKIVAAKKQAALLASCKSLPNSPSHSGASTPVSGPGQASNGGQSSDYPSSLPSTPVISHKDIRGGASGDGGSQRNPPRRRTSLFTNRRGSDSEKRASDSRSDMSSRSVPIKQGTLWKRSERSLNKEWKKKYATLSNNGMLTYHSNINEFLQNAQGKEMDLLRVTVKVPGKRLHRAATPGGPSPGPTLTPVSGVNGLSKDKQSSEGGATSNLLTVEEASRTGLSFHNDQKVKRCPSSVSNKGFSVDLSIEGATSPPLGKEPLPSSPMTDRKKKKRNRSINLKGDAAAGQAEEEESSDFIIISSTGQSWHFEAQSQEDRDAWVQAIESQILASLQSCESRNKARRNSQSEAVALQAIRNAKGNDLCVDCGAPNPTWASLNLGALICIECSGIHRNLGTHLSRVRSLDLDDWPSELTKVLAAIGNHTANSIWETCTQGCQKLTPEATREQRESWIRAKYEQRAFVSPLPAHCSEDTMSSWLLKAVIDRDLPVLLLLLAHSTKEVINIPPEGAAQQHHSALHAACQLGDVVMTQLLVWYGSDVKSKDPQGRTALTLARQAGSKECAEILLQHGCPNETSPTSPTPVLSRKSSITSIGRVNSRRRVS from the exons ATGAACCGATCCGGGACCTCACAGTCAAAAACCACCTACCTTATCTCCCTCACCTTGGTGAAGGTAGAAACCACTAAGGAGAATGAGTTGGAAAAGTCTAGGCTGGCTGTGGGGGGAGCAGTGTACGATTCAGATGGAGCGAAACATCTCAAGCACGCTGGATCCAATAATGAGGGCCAGGAGCGCCAGAAAATGGGTGAGGCTGTTGAGCTGGAAGCTGGCGAATCTGTCAAATTCTCAGTGGAACGGGAAATACTCCAAAGCCCAAGGGAGGATAAGGCACTATTTGCAGATGGTGTTCATCCCGGAGATAGACAAAAATCAATGATCTCACCCACCACAGAGAATGGAAGAGCCAGAGATTCCACTGGAATACCCCAAACCTCTTTTCCTCGAGATGTAGCTAGGCATCTTGGTGACATCCCAGTCCGTGCAACCCAGCGGCCTGTATCACTCCTTAAAGCTCATGGAGGTGGCCGTGAATTTAAAGAGTCCAGAGAGAGCATCCATGCCTCCTCCAAGAGCCTTGACCGTAAGGACAGTCGTACCAGGATCCAGTCCCCAACCAGCCCGACTCCTGGATCTTTTCGGGCATCATGGGCTGTAAGTGAGGTGAAACATTGCCATGAAGACCTCAAAGGGGGTGTTGGGATAAGGAAGCCCACAGAAGGGGACGTCATAGCCATGCGACCCCAAAGCCCTCGAGCAGAGAGATTAAAGTCAGGATCTACATCTCTTCCGACCCCTGTCGCCTTGATTACCAAGCCTCAACGCAAAGGAAAGAGTCGCACCCTGGACAACAGTGACCTGAACTGTCTGTCCGAGGACCTCCTGAAGTGCAAAGGTGGTCAAATGGTAGCAGACTTTAGAACAGCTCAGTCCCAGGGGGCTTCAGCACGTGACCGCAAAATGCTAAGATTTATTAGTGGCATTTTTACCAAGAGCACTCCAGTTGCAACCAGTGCAACCGTTGTGACCCCAGTCTATAGCACCTTTCAGAGGGAATCCAGTGAAGAGGAAG CCTCATGTGCCAATAGCCAGGAATGGACCCTAACACGTGCTATTCCAGAACTGCGATTG GGGGTTTTGGGTAGCCTTCGCAGTGGAAAATCTGCTCTAGTAAACAGATTCATCACAGGAAGTTATCTTCCACTTGAGTCGCATGAGG GGGGAAGATATAAAAAAGAGGTGTTGGTGGAGGGACAGAGTCATTTATTGCTGATCCGAGAGGAATCTGGCCCACCAAGTGCACAG ATCTGCAACTGGCTTGATGGCGTCATCCTAGTTTTTAGTCTGGAAAATGAAGCAAGTTTCCAGGATGTGTACAAGAACTACAGTGAGCTAAGCGCTCATCGTAACATAGCAGAAATCCCAGTTATAGCAGTTGGAACACAAG ATAAGATTAGTAGCACTAACGCCCGTGTGATTGAAGACAAGAGAGTTCAGCAGCTGTGTATAGATGTGCGTCGCTGCACTTATTTTGAGACCTGTGCCACATATGGActtaatgtggacagagtatttaatGAAA TGACTCACAAGATTGTCGCTGCCAAGAAGCAAGCCGCCCTTCTGGCCTCCTGTAAATCTCTCCCGAACTCCCCGAGTCACTCAGGGGCCTCGACTCCAGTGTCAGGGCCCGGACAG GCCAGTAATGGGGGTCAGAGTAGTGATTACCCCTCCTCTTTGCCATCCACCCCTGTGATAAGTCACAAAGACATACGGGGTGGGGCAAGTGGAGATGGGGGCTCGCAAAGAAATCCACCCCGACGACGGACATCTTTATTTACG AACCGTCGCGGGAGTGACTCTGAAAAAAGAGCTTCTGATAGCAGAAGTGACATGAGTAGTCGATCAGTTCCTATTAAACAG gGGACTTTGTGGAAACGCAGTGAACGCTCTTTAAACAAGGAGTGGAAGAAGAAGTATGCGACGCTGTCAAACAATGGCATGCTTACATATCATTCAAATATAAAT GAGTTTCTGCAGAATGCTCAAGGTAAAGAGATGGACTTATTGCGAGTAACAGTGAAGGTGCCAGGAAAGCGTCTTCATCGTGCTGCTACTCCTGGTGGACCGTCCCCTGGTCCTACTCTCACTCCTGTGTCCGGTGTAAACGGACTTAGTAAAGACAAGCAGTCATCTGAAGGTGGCGCTACAT CAAATCTTCTGACTGTGGAAGAGGCATCCAGAACTGGTTTGTCATTTCATAACGATCAGAAGGTGAAACGATGCCCGTCCTCTGTGTCTAATAAAGGCTTCAGTGTGG ACTTGAGTATTGAAGGGGCTACAAGTCCTCCTTTAGGAAAAGAGCCCCTCCCATCTTCTCCAATGACTGACAGGAAGAAGAAAAAACGAAACCGAAGTATTAACTTGAAAGGAGACGCAGCAGCTGGGCAGGCCGAGG AAGAGGAGAGCTCAGACTTCATCATCATATCGAGCACAGGACAGAGCTGGCATTTTGAAGCCCAAAGTCAAGAGGACAGGGACGCCTGGGTTCAGGCCATCGAAAGCCAGATCCTTGCAAGTCTACAGAGCTGTGAGAGCAGAAATAAG GCTCGAAGGAACAGCCAAAGTGAAGCTGTTGCCCTGCAGGCCATTCGAAATGCCAAAGGGAACGACCTCTGTGTGGACTGTGGAGCACCAA ATCCAACATGGGCGAGTCTGAATCTTGGGGCTTTAATCTGCATCGAGTGTTCGGGAATCCACCGGAACCTGGGGACACACTTGTCCCGTGTGCGATCGCTAGACCTGGACGACTGGCCCAGTGAACTCACAAAAGTGCTTGCGGCTATCGGCAACCATACGGCCAACAGCATTTGGGAAACCTGCACCCAAGGATGCCAAAAGTTGACACCTGAGGCAACAAG AGAGCAGAGAGAGTCGTGGATCCGTGCCAAATATGAACAGCGGGCATTCGTGTCACCCTTGCCCGCTCATTGTTCAGAGGACACAATGTCATCTTGGTTGCTTAAAGCAGTAATTGACAGAGACCTTCCCGTACTTCTGCTGCTCCTTGCGCACAGCACCAAGGAGGTGATCAACATCCCACCTGAAGGAGCAGCGCAGCAGCATCACAGCGCGTTACATGCGGCCTGCCAGCTGGGCGACGTGGTCATGACACAGCTGCTGGTCTGG TACGGCAGTGATGTGAAGTCAAAGGATCCTCAAGGTAGAACCGCACTGACGTTGGCACGCCAAGCCGGCAGCAAAGAGTGTGCTGAGATTCTTCTCCAACACGGCTGCCCCAATGAGACGTCGCCCACCTCCCCGACACCGGTTCTGTCCCGCAAGAGTAGCATCACCAGTATCGGACGTGTCAATTCCAGGAGGAGGGTCTCGTAA
- the agap2 gene encoding arf-GAP with GTPase, ANK repeat and PH domain-containing protein 2 isoform X2 yields the protein MNRSGTSQSKTTYLISLTLVKVETTKENELEKSRLAVGGAVYDSDGAKHLKHAGSNNEGQERQKMGEAVELEAGESVKFSVEREILQSPREDKALFADGVHPGDRQKSMISPTTENGRARDSTGIPQTSFPRDVARHLGDIPVRATQRPVSLLKAHGGGREFKESRESIHASSKSLDRKDSRTRIQSPTSPTPGSFRASWAVSEVKHCHEDLKGGVGIRKPTEGDVIAMRPQSPRAERLKSGSTSLPTPVALITKPQRKGKSRTLDNSDLNCLSEDLLKCKGGQMVADFRTAQSQGASARDRKMLRFISGIFTKSTPVATSATVVTPVYSTFQRESSEEEASCANSQEWTLTRAIPELRLGVLGSLRSGKSALVNRFITGSYLPLESHEGGRYKKEVLVEGQSHLLLIREESGPPSAQICNWLDGVILVFSLENEASFQDVYKNYSELSAHRNIAEIPVIAVGTQDKISSTNARVIEDKRVQQLCIDVRRCTYFETCATYGLNVDRVFNEMTHKIVAAKKQAALLASCKSLPNSPSHSGASTPVSGPGQASNGGQSSDYPSSLPSTPVISHKDIRGGASGDGGSQRNPPRRRTSLFTNRRGSDSEKRASDSRSDMSSRSVPIKQGTLWKRSERSLNKEWKKKYATLSNNGMLTYHSNINEFLQNAQGKEMDLLRVTVKVPGKRLHRAATPGGPSPGPTLTPVSGVNGLSKDKQSSEANLLTVEEASRTGLSFHNDQKVKRCPSSVSNKGFSVDLSIEGATSPPLGKEPLPSSPMTDRKKKKRNRSINLKGDAAAGQAEAKRKMWKLKSFGSLRNINKTEEESSDFIIISSTGQSWHFEAQSQEDRDAWVQAIESQILASLQSCESRNKARRNSQSEAVALQAIRNAKGNDLCVDCGAPNPTWASLNLGALICIECSGIHRNLGTHLSRVRSLDLDDWPSELTKVLAAIGNHTANSIWETCTQGCQKLTPEATREQRESWIRAKYEQRAFVSPLPAHCSEDTMSSWLLKAVIDRDLPVLLLLLAHSTKEVINIPPEGAAQQHHSALHAACQLGDVVMTQLLVWYGSDVKSKDPQGRTALTLARQAGSKECAEILLQHGCPNETSPTSPTPVLSRKSSITSIGRVNSRRRVS from the exons ATGAACCGATCCGGGACCTCACAGTCAAAAACCACCTACCTTATCTCCCTCACCTTGGTGAAGGTAGAAACCACTAAGGAGAATGAGTTGGAAAAGTCTAGGCTGGCTGTGGGGGGAGCAGTGTACGATTCAGATGGAGCGAAACATCTCAAGCACGCTGGATCCAATAATGAGGGCCAGGAGCGCCAGAAAATGGGTGAGGCTGTTGAGCTGGAAGCTGGCGAATCTGTCAAATTCTCAGTGGAACGGGAAATACTCCAAAGCCCAAGGGAGGATAAGGCACTATTTGCAGATGGTGTTCATCCCGGAGATAGACAAAAATCAATGATCTCACCCACCACAGAGAATGGAAGAGCCAGAGATTCCACTGGAATACCCCAAACCTCTTTTCCTCGAGATGTAGCTAGGCATCTTGGTGACATCCCAGTCCGTGCAACCCAGCGGCCTGTATCACTCCTTAAAGCTCATGGAGGTGGCCGTGAATTTAAAGAGTCCAGAGAGAGCATCCATGCCTCCTCCAAGAGCCTTGACCGTAAGGACAGTCGTACCAGGATCCAGTCCCCAACCAGCCCGACTCCTGGATCTTTTCGGGCATCATGGGCTGTAAGTGAGGTGAAACATTGCCATGAAGACCTCAAAGGGGGTGTTGGGATAAGGAAGCCCACAGAAGGGGACGTCATAGCCATGCGACCCCAAAGCCCTCGAGCAGAGAGATTAAAGTCAGGATCTACATCTCTTCCGACCCCTGTCGCCTTGATTACCAAGCCTCAACGCAAAGGAAAGAGTCGCACCCTGGACAACAGTGACCTGAACTGTCTGTCCGAGGACCTCCTGAAGTGCAAAGGTGGTCAAATGGTAGCAGACTTTAGAACAGCTCAGTCCCAGGGGGCTTCAGCACGTGACCGCAAAATGCTAAGATTTATTAGTGGCATTTTTACCAAGAGCACTCCAGTTGCAACCAGTGCAACCGTTGTGACCCCAGTCTATAGCACCTTTCAGAGGGAATCCAGTGAAGAGGAAG CCTCATGTGCCAATAGCCAGGAATGGACCCTAACACGTGCTATTCCAGAACTGCGATTG GGGGTTTTGGGTAGCCTTCGCAGTGGAAAATCTGCTCTAGTAAACAGATTCATCACAGGAAGTTATCTTCCACTTGAGTCGCATGAGG GGGGAAGATATAAAAAAGAGGTGTTGGTGGAGGGACAGAGTCATTTATTGCTGATCCGAGAGGAATCTGGCCCACCAAGTGCACAG ATCTGCAACTGGCTTGATGGCGTCATCCTAGTTTTTAGTCTGGAAAATGAAGCAAGTTTCCAGGATGTGTACAAGAACTACAGTGAGCTAAGCGCTCATCGTAACATAGCAGAAATCCCAGTTATAGCAGTTGGAACACAAG ATAAGATTAGTAGCACTAACGCCCGTGTGATTGAAGACAAGAGAGTTCAGCAGCTGTGTATAGATGTGCGTCGCTGCACTTATTTTGAGACCTGTGCCACATATGGActtaatgtggacagagtatttaatGAAA TGACTCACAAGATTGTCGCTGCCAAGAAGCAAGCCGCCCTTCTGGCCTCCTGTAAATCTCTCCCGAACTCCCCGAGTCACTCAGGGGCCTCGACTCCAGTGTCAGGGCCCGGACAG GCCAGTAATGGGGGTCAGAGTAGTGATTACCCCTCCTCTTTGCCATCCACCCCTGTGATAAGTCACAAAGACATACGGGGTGGGGCAAGTGGAGATGGGGGCTCGCAAAGAAATCCACCCCGACGACGGACATCTTTATTTACG AACCGTCGCGGGAGTGACTCTGAAAAAAGAGCTTCTGATAGCAGAAGTGACATGAGTAGTCGATCAGTTCCTATTAAACAG gGGACTTTGTGGAAACGCAGTGAACGCTCTTTAAACAAGGAGTGGAAGAAGAAGTATGCGACGCTGTCAAACAATGGCATGCTTACATATCATTCAAATATAAAT GAGTTTCTGCAGAATGCTCAAGGTAAAGAGATGGACTTATTGCGAGTAACAGTGAAGGTGCCAGGAAAGCGTCTTCATCGTGCTGCTACTCCTGGTGGACCGTCCCCTGGTCCTACTCTCACTCCTGTGTCCGGTGTAAACGGACTTAGTAAAGACAAGCAGTCATCTGAAG CAAATCTTCTGACTGTGGAAGAGGCATCCAGAACTGGTTTGTCATTTCATAACGATCAGAAGGTGAAACGATGCCCGTCCTCTGTGTCTAATAAAGGCTTCAGTGTGG ACTTGAGTATTGAAGGGGCTACAAGTCCTCCTTTAGGAAAAGAGCCCCTCCCATCTTCTCCAATGACTGACAGGAAGAAGAAAAAACGAAACCGAAGTATTAACTTGAAAGGAGACGCAGCAGCTGGGCAGGCCGAGG CCAAGCGCAAAATGTGGAAATTAAAAAGCTTTGGTAGCTTGAGAAACATTAACAAAACAG AAGAGGAGAGCTCAGACTTCATCATCATATCGAGCACAGGACAGAGCTGGCATTTTGAAGCCCAAAGTCAAGAGGACAGGGACGCCTGGGTTCAGGCCATCGAAAGCCAGATCCTTGCAAGTCTACAGAGCTGTGAGAGCAGAAATAAG GCTCGAAGGAACAGCCAAAGTGAAGCTGTTGCCCTGCAGGCCATTCGAAATGCCAAAGGGAACGACCTCTGTGTGGACTGTGGAGCACCAA ATCCAACATGGGCGAGTCTGAATCTTGGGGCTTTAATCTGCATCGAGTGTTCGGGAATCCACCGGAACCTGGGGACACACTTGTCCCGTGTGCGATCGCTAGACCTGGACGACTGGCCCAGTGAACTCACAAAAGTGCTTGCGGCTATCGGCAACCATACGGCCAACAGCATTTGGGAAACCTGCACCCAAGGATGCCAAAAGTTGACACCTGAGGCAACAAG AGAGCAGAGAGAGTCGTGGATCCGTGCCAAATATGAACAGCGGGCATTCGTGTCACCCTTGCCCGCTCATTGTTCAGAGGACACAATGTCATCTTGGTTGCTTAAAGCAGTAATTGACAGAGACCTTCCCGTACTTCTGCTGCTCCTTGCGCACAGCACCAAGGAGGTGATCAACATCCCACCTGAAGGAGCAGCGCAGCAGCATCACAGCGCGTTACATGCGGCCTGCCAGCTGGGCGACGTGGTCATGACACAGCTGCTGGTCTGG TACGGCAGTGATGTGAAGTCAAAGGATCCTCAAGGTAGAACCGCACTGACGTTGGCACGCCAAGCCGGCAGCAAAGAGTGTGCTGAGATTCTTCTCCAACACGGCTGCCCCAATGAGACGTCGCCCACCTCCCCGACACCGGTTCTGTCCCGCAAGAGTAGCATCACCAGTATCGGACGTGTCAATTCCAGGAGGAGGGTCTCGTAA
- the agap2 gene encoding arf-GAP with GTPase, ANK repeat and PH domain-containing protein 2 isoform X1 translates to MNRSGTSQSKTTYLISLTLVKVETTKENELEKSRLAVGGAVYDSDGAKHLKHAGSNNEGQERQKMGEAVELEAGESVKFSVEREILQSPREDKALFADGVHPGDRQKSMISPTTENGRARDSTGIPQTSFPRDVARHLGDIPVRATQRPVSLLKAHGGGREFKESRESIHASSKSLDRKDSRTRIQSPTSPTPGSFRASWAVSEVKHCHEDLKGGVGIRKPTEGDVIAMRPQSPRAERLKSGSTSLPTPVALITKPQRKGKSRTLDNSDLNCLSEDLLKCKGGQMVADFRTAQSQGASARDRKMLRFISGIFTKSTPVATSATVVTPVYSTFQRESSEEEASCANSQEWTLTRAIPELRLGVLGSLRSGKSALVNRFITGSYLPLESHEGGRYKKEVLVEGQSHLLLIREESGPPSAQICNWLDGVILVFSLENEASFQDVYKNYSELSAHRNIAEIPVIAVGTQDKISSTNARVIEDKRVQQLCIDVRRCTYFETCATYGLNVDRVFNEMTHKIVAAKKQAALLASCKSLPNSPSHSGASTPVSGPGQASNGGQSSDYPSSLPSTPVISHKDIRGGASGDGGSQRNPPRRRTSLFTNRRGSDSEKRASDSRSDMSSRSVPIKQGTLWKRSERSLNKEWKKKYATLSNNGMLTYHSNINEFLQNAQGKEMDLLRVTVKVPGKRLHRAATPGGPSPGPTLTPVSGVNGLSKDKQSSEGGATSNLLTVEEASRTGLSFHNDQKVKRCPSSVSNKGFSVDLSIEGATSPPLGKEPLPSSPMTDRKKKKRNRSINLKGDAAAGQAEAKRKMWKLKSFGSLRNINKTEEESSDFIIISSTGQSWHFEAQSQEDRDAWVQAIESQILASLQSCESRNKARRNSQSEAVALQAIRNAKGNDLCVDCGAPNPTWASLNLGALICIECSGIHRNLGTHLSRVRSLDLDDWPSELTKVLAAIGNHTANSIWETCTQGCQKLTPEATREQRESWIRAKYEQRAFVSPLPAHCSEDTMSSWLLKAVIDRDLPVLLLLLAHSTKEVINIPPEGAAQQHHSALHAACQLGDVVMTQLLVWYGSDVKSKDPQGRTALTLARQAGSKECAEILLQHGCPNETSPTSPTPVLSRKSSITSIGRVNSRRRVS, encoded by the exons ATGAACCGATCCGGGACCTCACAGTCAAAAACCACCTACCTTATCTCCCTCACCTTGGTGAAGGTAGAAACCACTAAGGAGAATGAGTTGGAAAAGTCTAGGCTGGCTGTGGGGGGAGCAGTGTACGATTCAGATGGAGCGAAACATCTCAAGCACGCTGGATCCAATAATGAGGGCCAGGAGCGCCAGAAAATGGGTGAGGCTGTTGAGCTGGAAGCTGGCGAATCTGTCAAATTCTCAGTGGAACGGGAAATACTCCAAAGCCCAAGGGAGGATAAGGCACTATTTGCAGATGGTGTTCATCCCGGAGATAGACAAAAATCAATGATCTCACCCACCACAGAGAATGGAAGAGCCAGAGATTCCACTGGAATACCCCAAACCTCTTTTCCTCGAGATGTAGCTAGGCATCTTGGTGACATCCCAGTCCGTGCAACCCAGCGGCCTGTATCACTCCTTAAAGCTCATGGAGGTGGCCGTGAATTTAAAGAGTCCAGAGAGAGCATCCATGCCTCCTCCAAGAGCCTTGACCGTAAGGACAGTCGTACCAGGATCCAGTCCCCAACCAGCCCGACTCCTGGATCTTTTCGGGCATCATGGGCTGTAAGTGAGGTGAAACATTGCCATGAAGACCTCAAAGGGGGTGTTGGGATAAGGAAGCCCACAGAAGGGGACGTCATAGCCATGCGACCCCAAAGCCCTCGAGCAGAGAGATTAAAGTCAGGATCTACATCTCTTCCGACCCCTGTCGCCTTGATTACCAAGCCTCAACGCAAAGGAAAGAGTCGCACCCTGGACAACAGTGACCTGAACTGTCTGTCCGAGGACCTCCTGAAGTGCAAAGGTGGTCAAATGGTAGCAGACTTTAGAACAGCTCAGTCCCAGGGGGCTTCAGCACGTGACCGCAAAATGCTAAGATTTATTAGTGGCATTTTTACCAAGAGCACTCCAGTTGCAACCAGTGCAACCGTTGTGACCCCAGTCTATAGCACCTTTCAGAGGGAATCCAGTGAAGAGGAAG CCTCATGTGCCAATAGCCAGGAATGGACCCTAACACGTGCTATTCCAGAACTGCGATTG GGGGTTTTGGGTAGCCTTCGCAGTGGAAAATCTGCTCTAGTAAACAGATTCATCACAGGAAGTTATCTTCCACTTGAGTCGCATGAGG GGGGAAGATATAAAAAAGAGGTGTTGGTGGAGGGACAGAGTCATTTATTGCTGATCCGAGAGGAATCTGGCCCACCAAGTGCACAG ATCTGCAACTGGCTTGATGGCGTCATCCTAGTTTTTAGTCTGGAAAATGAAGCAAGTTTCCAGGATGTGTACAAGAACTACAGTGAGCTAAGCGCTCATCGTAACATAGCAGAAATCCCAGTTATAGCAGTTGGAACACAAG ATAAGATTAGTAGCACTAACGCCCGTGTGATTGAAGACAAGAGAGTTCAGCAGCTGTGTATAGATGTGCGTCGCTGCACTTATTTTGAGACCTGTGCCACATATGGActtaatgtggacagagtatttaatGAAA TGACTCACAAGATTGTCGCTGCCAAGAAGCAAGCCGCCCTTCTGGCCTCCTGTAAATCTCTCCCGAACTCCCCGAGTCACTCAGGGGCCTCGACTCCAGTGTCAGGGCCCGGACAG GCCAGTAATGGGGGTCAGAGTAGTGATTACCCCTCCTCTTTGCCATCCACCCCTGTGATAAGTCACAAAGACATACGGGGTGGGGCAAGTGGAGATGGGGGCTCGCAAAGAAATCCACCCCGACGACGGACATCTTTATTTACG AACCGTCGCGGGAGTGACTCTGAAAAAAGAGCTTCTGATAGCAGAAGTGACATGAGTAGTCGATCAGTTCCTATTAAACAG gGGACTTTGTGGAAACGCAGTGAACGCTCTTTAAACAAGGAGTGGAAGAAGAAGTATGCGACGCTGTCAAACAATGGCATGCTTACATATCATTCAAATATAAAT GAGTTTCTGCAGAATGCTCAAGGTAAAGAGATGGACTTATTGCGAGTAACAGTGAAGGTGCCAGGAAAGCGTCTTCATCGTGCTGCTACTCCTGGTGGACCGTCCCCTGGTCCTACTCTCACTCCTGTGTCCGGTGTAAACGGACTTAGTAAAGACAAGCAGTCATCTGAAGGTGGCGCTACAT CAAATCTTCTGACTGTGGAAGAGGCATCCAGAACTGGTTTGTCATTTCATAACGATCAGAAGGTGAAACGATGCCCGTCCTCTGTGTCTAATAAAGGCTTCAGTGTGG ACTTGAGTATTGAAGGGGCTACAAGTCCTCCTTTAGGAAAAGAGCCCCTCCCATCTTCTCCAATGACTGACAGGAAGAAGAAAAAACGAAACCGAAGTATTAACTTGAAAGGAGACGCAGCAGCTGGGCAGGCCGAGG CCAAGCGCAAAATGTGGAAATTAAAAAGCTTTGGTAGCTTGAGAAACATTAACAAAACAG AAGAGGAGAGCTCAGACTTCATCATCATATCGAGCACAGGACAGAGCTGGCATTTTGAAGCCCAAAGTCAAGAGGACAGGGACGCCTGGGTTCAGGCCATCGAAAGCCAGATCCTTGCAAGTCTACAGAGCTGTGAGAGCAGAAATAAG GCTCGAAGGAACAGCCAAAGTGAAGCTGTTGCCCTGCAGGCCATTCGAAATGCCAAAGGGAACGACCTCTGTGTGGACTGTGGAGCACCAA ATCCAACATGGGCGAGTCTGAATCTTGGGGCTTTAATCTGCATCGAGTGTTCGGGAATCCACCGGAACCTGGGGACACACTTGTCCCGTGTGCGATCGCTAGACCTGGACGACTGGCCCAGTGAACTCACAAAAGTGCTTGCGGCTATCGGCAACCATACGGCCAACAGCATTTGGGAAACCTGCACCCAAGGATGCCAAAAGTTGACACCTGAGGCAACAAG AGAGCAGAGAGAGTCGTGGATCCGTGCCAAATATGAACAGCGGGCATTCGTGTCACCCTTGCCCGCTCATTGTTCAGAGGACACAATGTCATCTTGGTTGCTTAAAGCAGTAATTGACAGAGACCTTCCCGTACTTCTGCTGCTCCTTGCGCACAGCACCAAGGAGGTGATCAACATCCCACCTGAAGGAGCAGCGCAGCAGCATCACAGCGCGTTACATGCGGCCTGCCAGCTGGGCGACGTGGTCATGACACAGCTGCTGGTCTGG TACGGCAGTGATGTGAAGTCAAAGGATCCTCAAGGTAGAACCGCACTGACGTTGGCACGCCAAGCCGGCAGCAAAGAGTGTGCTGAGATTCTTCTCCAACACGGCTGCCCCAATGAGACGTCGCCCACCTCCCCGACACCGGTTCTGTCCCGCAAGAGTAGCATCACCAGTATCGGACGTGTCAATTCCAGGAGGAGGGTCTCGTAA